CCATTAGCTTTGGCGCTGGGTGTAGGCTTTGTTCCTGTACGTAAACCGGGTAAATTGCCGCGTAACGTCATCAGTGAAAGCTATGAACTGGAATATGGCCAGGATACGCTGGAAATTCATACTGATGCCATTGTGGAAGGGGATAAGGTGCTGCTCGTCGATGATCTGCTGGCAACCGGCGGTACGATTGAAGCAACCACCAAGCTGGTTCGCCGTCTGGGCGGTATCGTAGAAGACGCAGCGTTTGTGATTAATCTGCCTGACATCGGCGGCCAGCAGCGACTGCGTGGCCTGGGTCTGAATGTCTTCAGCATTTGTGATTTCGACGGCCACTAATCAGCCTGAATCAATGCCATCAAGCAGGGGGATGTTATCTTTGTGGTCAAAACGATAGCAGTAATGACTTGAAAGGATAAACTCCTCCTGTGTTCTCTCGCGCCGTGAATCTCCCTGTGCTAGCATAACCGACTGGATTCAGTCAGGCTTTCTGATGCCGCTGAATGATCGTGTTCTGTAGGATTTATCACCATGAGTTATCAGGTTCTGGCACGCAAATGGCGGCCGCATCGATTTGAAGATGTGGTGGGCCAATCCCATGTCCTGACAGCGCTCACCAATGCGCTGACACATAACCGACTTCATCATGCCTATCTGTTCAGCGGAACCCGGGGCGTCGGTAAAACGACGATTGCCCGGCTGTTTGCCAAAGGGCTGAACTGCGATCAGGGGATTACGGCTTCTCCTTGCGGGCAGTGCCATACCTGTCTGGAAATTGACCAGGGACGCTTTGTCGATCTACTGGAAATTGATGCTGCTTCCAGAACCAAAGTTGAAGATACTCGTGAACTGCTGGATAACGTTCAGTATCAGCCTGCGCGCGGACGGTTTAAGGTTTATCTGATTGACGAAGTGCACATGTTGTCTCGTCACAGTTTCAATGCCTTACTGAAAACGCTTGAAGAGCCGCCAGAGCATGTGAAATTTATTCTGGCGACCACAGATCCGCAGAAATTGCCGGTCACGATCCTGTCGCGCTGTCTGCAGTTTCATTTAAAGCATCTGGATAATGTCCAAATTCAGCAGCAACTTGATCATGTCCTGACGGAAGAAGGGATCAGCTTCGAGACCAAAGCACTCAGCTTGCTGGCCCGGGCTGCTGAAGGCAGTATGCGTGATGCCCTCAGCCTGACCGATCAGGCTATTGCACTGGGTAATGGTCAGGTTCAGGCTGATACCGTAGCGGGGATGTTGGGCACACTCAACACGGAGCAGGCGCTCTATCTACTGGAGGCTATGGCGCAAGGGCAGGCGGAACCGGCGATGGCATGTCTCGCGGAACTGGCTGCGGTTGGTGTGGCGTGGGATAGTCTGCTCAGTGAAATGGCAGCCCAGTTACACCGAGTCGCTATGTATCAGGTCTTGCCTGCTTCGCTGGATACTTCTTTACCGGATGCGGACCGAATTGTTCAATTGAGTCAGGTGATGCCGCCTCAGGATGTCCAGCTGCATTATCAGATTGCACTTCAGGGCCGGCAGGACTTACCACTGGCTCCGGATGGTCGAACCGGGCTGGAAATGGTGATGCTGCGCATGCTTGCATTTCGGCCGGTTGCGGCCGGGACGCTGATGCCGCAGTCGATCCCGGTGCCTGCCGCTGCACCTGAGCCCAGAGCTTCGGCTCCGCAAGTGAATCAGCCGGATGTCAGAGCTGCCGCACCAGCGCTGCAACGACCTCAGCAAACGGTACAGTCACAGGCAGCTACTCCTCAGGTGGCACCGGTTGCTGAGCCGGTGCAAGAGTCATCATCTGTACCGGTCTCAACGCAAGCACAAATGCCAGCACCAGCACCGCAGCCAGAACCGGCGCCGACGCAGCCGCCGTCATCACCGGCTTCCGGTTTGCTGGCTGCCAGAAATAAGCTGCGCAGTAAAACAAAGCGTGGACAGGAGTCTTCCGAGCCAAAAAAGGCTGAACCGGCGTCAGTCAGAAAACCTGCTGTCAGTGTGCTTGACCGGATTTCGAGTCAGCATGCAGGCCGTCGACCTCAGCAGGCTGGACAACCCATGGCGCCGGGGAACGCATCGCAACCTTCAGAGCCGAAACCGGCTGAAGAATATCAGTGGCAGCCGCTTAGTCAGCCTGAAGTTGATCATGAGCCTGAAGTGGTGGTTGCACCCACAGCACTGAAGCAAGCGCTGGAGCACGAAAAAACGCCTGAAATGGCAAAACAGCTTGTCAGTGAAGCGGCAAATCAGGATAGTTGGTCCGACATGGTGACGAAGCTGAATGTTGACCGTCTTGTTCAGCAATTAGCATTGAATTCTGCAATGTCGCTGGAAGAGCAGCAGCTTACTCTGCAATTGCGCCCGTCTCAGCAACATTTGGATACGCCGAAAGCCAGAGCGCAATTGAGCGCGGCACTGGCTGAGATGCTGGGACAAGAGATAGAATTACAGATAGAACTCAGTGATAAAGGACGATCGCCGTTGGAGTGGCGGGAGTTCATTTATCAGCAAAAACTGGATCAGGCTAAAGTCAGTCTGCAGCAGGATCCGAACGTTTCCTTCATCTGTCAGCGATTCAGTGCTGTACTGGATGAAGAAAGCGTAAGACCCGTCTAATAAATTAACCAGACCCATAGAGAGAGAAGATATGTTTGGTAAAGGTGGTATGGCGAACATGATGAAGCAGGCGCAGCAGATGCAAGAGCGCATGCAGAAGATGCAAGAAGAAATCGCCAACATGGAAGTGATTGGTGAAGCTGGTGCCGGCCTGGTGAAGGTGACACTGACTGGCAGCCATAGCGTGCGTCGTGTTGAGCTGGATGACAGCCTGATGGAAGACGACAAAGATATGCTGGAAGATCTGATTGCAGCTGCATTCAATGATGCTGCACGCCGCATCGAAGAAGCCCAGAAAGAAAAAATGGCCAGCGTGACAGGTGGTATGAACCTGCCAGCCGGCTTTAAGATGCCATTCTAATCAATGCGCACCAGTCCGTTACTTGAGCAGTTGATGGACGCGCTGCGCTGCTTGCCCGGCGTCGGGCCGAAGTCTGCACAGCGTATGGCTTTCAGCCTGCTGCAACGAAACCGTCAGGGAGGCTTGCAGCTGGCTGATATGCTGGGTAAAGCCATGACTGAGATTGGCCATTGCCGCGATTGCCGCACTTTTACAGAAGAAGATGTGTGCGCAATTTGTGAGAATCCGCGCCGCCAGGAAAGTGGGCAGATCTGTGTGGTGGAAAGCCCGGCAGATATCATGGCCGTTGAAGCAACCGGTCAGTTTTCTGGCCGTTATTTTGTGCTGATGGGGCATCTGTCTCCACTGGACGGAATCGGTCCGAGTGATATCGGGCTAGATATGCTGGAATACCGATTGCAGAACGAGCAGATTGCCGAACTGATTCTGGCAACCAACCCGACGGTTGAAGGAGAGGCTACCGCGCACTATATCGCTGAGTTGTGTCAGGCCTATCAGGTGCCTGCCAGCCGAATCGCACATGGTGTCCCGGTCGGTGGTGAGCTGGAGCTGGTTGATGGGACAACTCTGTCACATTCAATTGCTGGCCGGCAGAAGCTGTATTAAATCTTTTGAGTCAGTCATACATTGAAAAGCCGACGTATATCGTCGGCTTTTTTCGTTAAGGAGCCGCATTCAGGACTTGTGAGCGGGTATTTAATCCGGTGAGCAGAACTGAATACTCGGTCAAAATATCAACCCGGTTACTCTGTTCAGCATTTGCCTGAAAATATTGATAAACAGACATGATTTGTTCATTGCTGAAAGCGTTCTCATCCCCGGTCTTCAACTTGTTGAATTGTTTCGGACGAACCTGCAGATAACCGCCGCTGACTTCCCAATAGCCGGACTCTGTGATTGTCAGATGCAATTGAATACGACTTTGATTGGTCATGCTCATGCGGGTGACTCGTGAATAGCTGTGATTCGGCAAAAACAGAACCTGGCTTTTTTCGGTAATTTTTTTCAAGCGTCCCAGACCGGGCGCTTCCGTTGAAGCCACGTTGGTGACGGTGTAGGACTCCCAGTCATGGGATGCCAGAAAACGGTTTATCCGGTGATCGCTTTTGAAATAGTAATAGAGGCTGCCGAGGAACATCAGTGTGATAAAAGCCAGCAACAGCAGCGGAACATATGCTCGCTTCAAATTTGAACGGGTTACTGAACGCGACATGGCTGCTCCCTTTCCTTGTCCAGTGTCACAATGGTGAGTGTCATGTTGTTCCGGTAGTCCGCGGTTCCATATATCAGGTTTATCCAAAGCTGATTATGTCTTCCGCCAGTGACAATGACCCGGGCTGGCGTGGATGTTTTGCCGTGCGTTTGGATATGGGCTGCAATACATTGTCTGATCAGCGGATACCAGGCGTCTGTCATGACCGTTTCACTGGGGATGAGCACCGGTATCCCCTGATAACTGAACGCCGGATAGAAAGCACTTGAGGTTGGCGGCGGACTAAAATAAGCCCAGAGTGGCAGCACGACACAGAGTAGCAGGGCAGTCACCAGAGTGAGTTGGTAACGATGCTGCTTGTGTCCGGATATTTTGTGTTCGGGCATAGTCGCGGCGGTTGAAATCACAGGATTAACCTGAACGGCGTCAGTGTCTGCTATCTGCTTGTCTGTTGGCGCAGTTGTGGCAGCGAGAATGATGTGCGAGTTGAGAATCGCCTCCGGTTCCGGATCATTTTGCTGTATTTCACCGGATTCGGCCGGGCGGTCGTCAATGCGATCGACACTGGCAATCATCTGGTAGCCGCGTTTCGGAATCGTTTTGATAAAGGCAGGAGAGCGGGTTGAATCCTGCAGATATCGCCGCAGGGTTGAAATGGCCTGGGTCAGGCTGGAATCATCCACTTCGAATCCCTGATCCCGCCAGATATAGTCATGCATTTCCTGCCGGGAAATAATGGTGCCTGGCTCAGTCAGCATCCGGTGTAAGGCCCGGCTTTCATTGATGCCTAAATGGATGGTGTCTTCAGACTGAGTATTGTCAACCAGACTGTTGTGGTTCGGTGAAAATATAAATCGTTGGCCAATCAGAAATTTACAATGCGCTTGTTCCATTCCCAACCTATTCATTCAGTGTGATTTGTTTTTCCGGAACTCTGTGATCAGTATGAGCCGTTCAGGGACGATCGGACAGAAAATTAGCCGACAGGTCTTGAAAATGAGTGGCGAGCCCATATCTAGTTTTCAGTAATGACGTAAACATGGATTACGGAGTTCAAATGAGCGAGCAAACCCTGGAAAAGAATAAAGAGACACGTGGCTTTCAATCTGAAGTGAAGCAATTACTTCATTTAATGATTCATTCACTGTACTCAAATAAAGAGATTTTTTTACGGGAGCTGATTTCCAATGCTTCCGATGCGGCGGATAAATTGCGTTTCCGTGCGCTTTCTGCCCCTGAGCTGTATGAAAATGATGGCGAGCTGGCTGTTCGTCTGTCATTTGATGAAAAAAACGGGACAGTCACGATCAGCGACAATGGTATCGGGATGACCCGTGATGAGGTGATTGAACACCTGGGTACCATTGCCAAATCAGGGACGAAAGACTTTTTCGCCAAGTTGAGTGAAGAGCAGAGTAAAGACTCGCAACTGATTGGTCAGTTTGGTGTGGGTTTCTATTCTTCCTTTATTGTTGCTGATGCTGTGACGGTCAATACCCGTGCAGCAGGTGCGTCAGCTGAGCAGGCCGTTTGCTGGCATTCGACCGGTGAAGGCGATTACACCGTTGAGGATATCGAGAAATCGACCCGCGGAACCGAAATTATTCTGCATCTGCGTGAAGATGAAAAAGAATTCCTGAGTGAATACCGTTTGCGCAATATCATCAGCAAGTATTCGGATCACATTGGCATTCCGGTGCTGATGGAAACGGCTGAACGCGATGAGGAAGGCAACGAAACGGGTAAGCAATGGGAGCAGGTCAACAAGGCTCAGGCGCTGTGGACCCGCAGTAAATCTGAAATTTCTGATGAAGAATATCAGGAATTCTATAAGCACGTCTCTCATGATTATGCTGAACCACTGAGCTGGAGCCACAACCGTGTGGAAGGTCAGCAGGATTACACCAGCTTGCTGTATATTCCGTCAAAAGCCCCTTTTGACTTATATAACCGTGACAGCAAGCACGGCCTGAAACTGTATGTACAGCGCGTCTTTATCATGGATGACGCGGAACAGTTCATGCCGATGTATCTGCGCTTTATGCGCGGCCTGATTGATTCAAATGACCTGCCGCTGAACGTTTCCCGCGAGATCCTGCAGGATAACAAAGTGACTCAGGCACTGCGTAAAGCCTGCACTAAGCGTGCACTGTCGATGCTGGAAAAACTGGCGAAGAAAGAAGACGAATATCAGCGTTTCTGGAAAGAGTTCGGCCAGGTACTAAAAGAAGGTGCGGCAGAAGACTTCGCGAATCGTGAAAAAATTGCCGGTCTGCTGCGTTTCAGTACGACTCACAACGATACCGCTGAACAAACGGTGTCTCTGGCCGATTACGTCAGCCGGATGAAAGAAGGTCAGGACAAGATTTACTACATCACGGCAGACAGCTTCAATGCCGCGAAGAACAGCCCTCATCTGGAGCAGTTCCGCACGAAGGGTCTGGAAGTGGTGCTGATGCATGACCGGATCGACGAGTGGCTGATGGGTTACCTGCCTGAGTTCGACGGGAAACAGTTCCAGTCCATCACCAAAGCCGGTCTGGATCTGTCCAGCTTTGATGGTGAGGAAGAAAAAGAAGCACAGAAGCAAACGGAAGAAGCCTTTGCGTCCGTTGTTGAGCGCACCAAAGCTTATCTGGGTGAGCGTGTGCAGGACGTTCGTACCACTTTCAAGCTGCAGGATACGCCTGCTGTAGTGGTCACAGACGAAAATGAGATGGGAACACAGATGGCGAAACTGCTGGCGGCTGCCGGCCATGAGGCGCCTGAAGTGAAATACATCTTTGAGCTGAATCCAAATCATCCGGTGGTGAACCGGATGGCAGATGAAGCCGATGAAGAAGCTTTCGGCCGCTGGGTTGAAATGCTGCTTGGTCAGGCGATGCTGGCGGAGCGTGGGTCGATGGAAGACCCGTCGCAGTTCCTGTCGGCAGTGAATAAGCTGCTGGCTCAGTAATGAAAACCAAACGGGCGCAGTTTAGCGCCCGTTTTGCTTCAAAGAGTATGCTGATAAAGAATGTAAACTCAGGGCTGTTTCGGCAGCGGACTTGCGAGTATGGTCTAATCAGTGTATTTTTCTGACTTTCCAAAACTCCGGCTAATTTCTAGAAAAGGGGATCAAGATGCGCATCATTCTTCTGGGCGCTCCAGGTGCAGGTAAAGGCACACAGGCACAATTCATTATGGAGAAGTTTGGTATTCCTCAAATTTCGACTGGTGATATGCTGCGTGCGGCAATCAAAGCGGGTACTGAGCTGGGTAAGCAAGCGAAAGCCGTGATTGACGCAGGTCAGCTGGTGTCTGACGATATTATTCTGGGTCTGGTCAAAGAGCGTATTGCTGAAGACGACTGTGCACAAGGCTTCCTGCTGGACGGTTTCCCACGCACGATTCCTCAGGCTGATGGCCTGAAAGAAATCGGTGTAGACGTGGATTATGTGATTGAATTCGATGTTCCGGACAGCGTGATTGTTGAGCGTATGGCTGGTCGTCGTGTTCACCTGGCATCAGGCCGTACTTACCACGCGGTTTACAATCCGCCAAAAGTGGAAGGTCAAGATGACGTGACTGGCGAAGAGCTTGTGATTCGTGAAGATGACAAAGAAGAAACAGTTCGCGCGCGCCTGGGTGTTTACCACAATCAAACTGCACCACTAATCAGCTACTACAGCAAAGAAGCGGAAGCAGGCCACACGACTTACATCAAGATTGACGGCACTCAGCCAGTTGCGGATGTAAGCGCAGAGCTGTCAGCAGCACTGTCGAAGTAATGTGATATCACGCCCTGCAGTATTGTGACCGCAGGCAGACAGCACAGTGAAAAGCGGGGGGTGAATCACCCCTCGCTTTTTTTTGTCCGATAATGCAAATCAATCGCGGAATGGTACACTGTTCAGGCGAAAGAAGATGAGTATGACCTGTAGGTGAAGATGGAAAATCAAGGTATTGGTGTACTTTTAGTGAATCTGGGTACGCCGGATGAAGCAACACCTGCTGCCGTGAAACGGTTTCTGGCAGAGTTTCTGAGTGATCCTCGTGTCGTTGATCTGTCCCCCTGGATCTGGCGTCCGGTTCTGTTTGGTGCGATCCTGCCCATTCGTTCTCCGAAAGTAGCAAAACTGTACCAGTCCGTATGGATGGAAGAAGGTTCACCGCTGATGGTGTATTCCCAGCGTCAGCGGGATGCGCTGGAAGCGAGACTGGGTATTCCTGTGGCTCTGGGAATGACCTATGGTAATCCCGGGATTCAGTCTGCGCTGGCAAAACTCAGTGATCAGGGCTGCCGTAAAATTGTGGTTCTGCCTTTGTATCCGCAGTATTCACGCACGACTACTGCCGCTGTGTTCGACAAAATTGCAGCCAGTCTGAAGCAGACCGCTTATCTGCCGGAACTGAGGTTCATCAATCATTATCAGGATCATCCGGCATATATTCAGGCTTTAGCAGAATCTGTTTCTGATTTCTGGGCCAAGCAGGGAGAGCCCGATTATTTGCTTTGTTCCTATCACGGCATCCCCAAACGATACGCGGATCTGGGTGACCCTTACCCGGTTCACTGCAATGAAACTACAGCATTGCTTGCCGAATCTCTGGAAATGCCTCGTGAGAAAATGAGCATGAGTTATCAGTCGATTTTTGGCCGGGAAGAATGGCTCAAGCCTTATACAGAGCCGACAATCATTGAGCTGGCCCAAAAAGGGGTACAACGGCTGGATGTGGTTTGTCCGGCATTTTCGGTGGATTGCCTGGAAACCATTGAAGAAATTGCAGAAGGATGCAAAGAAGCTTTCCTGAAAGCAGGCGGTAAGGAATTCAATCTTATCCCGTGTCTGAACGACAGCTCGGCGCACATCGGAATGATGGAAGCTTTGGTCCAGCAGCAAATTCAAAACTGGTAACCTTTTTTTAACTTTTACAAATACTATGATTCGGCTCGCACTAATTGTGCGAGCCATTTCTTCATTGGACTATATTTTGTGATATCATCCGCAAGTTTTTTCTATCCGGCAGCGCGATATCATGAAATTTCCTGGTCAACGTAAATCAAAACACTATTTTCCTGTTCATGCCCGAGATCCCCTTCTGACTCAGGCCAGCTCGCGACCTCTTGCCCGTACGCATGTCGTCGGTATTGATCAGACCCTGGTGGATATTGAAGCCTGTGTGGATGATGAATTCCTGAGTCGTTACTCGCTCAGCAAAGGCCATTCTCTGGTGATTGCTGAAGATGCAGCCGAAGCACTGTACCGTGAACTGAAAGAGAATGATCTGATTCGTCATGAGTTTGCCGGCGGTACCATTGGTAATACGCTCCATAATTACTCTGTGCTGGCTGATGACAAGTCGGTTCTTCTTGGGGTGATGAGCCAGGATATTCAGATTGGCAGTTATGCCTACCGGTATCTGGTAAATACCTCCAGCCGTATGGATTTGAACCATCTTCAGCCTGTGGATGGCCCGATCGGACGTTGTTTTGCGTTGATCACTCCCGATGGCGAGCGCACATTTGCCATTAACGAAGGACGAATGAACCAGCTGGAGCCAGACAACATTTCTGAATCCATTTTTGAGCGTGCTTCAGCGCTGGTTCTGACGGCGTATCTGGTTCGCTGTAAAGAAGGCGATCCGATGCCGGAAGCGACAATGCGTGCTATCGAATATGCGAAAAAATACGATGTGCCTGTTGTCCTCACGCTGGGAACCAAGTTTGTAATTGCGGATGATCCTCAGTGGTGGCGTGATTTTCTGAAGGAGCATGTCACCGTTGTCGCGATGAACGAAGACGAAGCGGAAGCCCTGACCGGGTATTCTGATCCGCTGCAGGCCGCCGACAAAGCGCTGGATTGGGTTGATTTTGTTTTATGTACGGCTGGACCGGTCGGTTTGTATACGGCGGGTTATACAGAAGAGAGCACCAAGCGTAAAACCAGCCTGCCGTTGCTGCCGGGTGAAATTCCTGAGTTCAATCGCTATGAATTCAGTCGTCCAATGATGAAAGCGGGCTGTGAGACGCCGATCCGGGTGTATTCGCACATTGCGCCTTATATGGGTGGACCTGAGCGCATCAAGAACACCAATGGTGCAGGGGACGGTGCTTTGTCTGCGCTGCTGCACGATATGGCTGCCAATCGTTATCACAAAGAAAATGTGCCGAAATCCAGTAAGCACAGTTACGATTTCCTGACTTATTCGTCATTTTCCCAGATTTGCCTGTACTCGAACCGGGTCAGTTATGAAGTACTGGCGCAGCACTCACCTCGTCTGTCGCGTGGTTTGCCTGAGCGGGAAGACAGTCTGGAAGAGGCATACTGGGAACGTTAATCCGGTCTGAAAATCTGCTTGTAAAAAACCGTCATTTTGACGGTTTTTTGCTATCTGGTGATGAAAGAAATGACAAATTCGTACGTTGAATCTCACTGAAAAATGCAAGCAAACGATTTCGTCATGATAGGTTTTGTTAATTACTTTCAGAAAATCTCCGGATAAGCGCCAGCAGCACGTCATGATGAAAAAGAGCGGAACAGGGTGATTTTTGACTGGACCTCACAGTGTCCGCATCAGAGGAAAATGGGTTTCAGGGCAGATTTTTTTGGGCGGGTGAAAAAATCGGCCTGGCTTGTTTTTATCATTTTAAGTGCATTTTTCTTGTTTTTCAGGTGATTTCGGATCAGCTCTGTTCATCGTGCAGAGGATGGGTTCTGACTGTAAACGTGCAGTGAGATATTTTATCAGGCCTTGATGTTTCAGTTTTTACGTCAATTGATAGAATTAGCGGGATGTAACTTTGTGACAAATGCAGCTATAGTGTGCTTCACCCTGGGTAACCCCCCATTTTGATAGGCTTTGGCTATTAAATTGAGAGGCCAGGACATCGGCATACT
This DNA window, taken from Photobacterium sp. CCB-ST2H9, encodes the following:
- the apt gene encoding adenine phosphoribosyltransferase, producing the protein MSQVKTVQDDFSLIKNSIKTIPDYPKPGILFRDVTSLMEDPDAYQATLQIFHQQFCDKGITKVVGTEARGFLFGAPLALALGVGFVPVRKPGKLPRNVISESYELEYGQDTLEIHTDAIVEGDKVLLVDDLLATGGTIEATTKLVRRLGGIVEDAAFVINLPDIGGQQRLRGLGLNVFSICDFDGH
- a CDS encoding transcriptional regulator — translated: MEQAHCKFLIGQRFIFSPNHNSLVDNTQSEDTIHLGINESRALHRMLTEPGTIISRQEMHDYIWRDQGFEVDDSSLTQAISTLRRYLQDSTRSPAFIKTIPKRGYQMIASVDRIDDRPAESGEIQQNDPEPEAILNSHIILAATTAPTDKQIADTDAVQVNPVISTAATMPEHKISGHKQHRYQLTLVTALLLCVVLPLWAYFSPPPTSSAFYPAFSYQGIPVLIPSETVMTDAWYPLIRQCIAAHIQTHGKTSTPARVIVTGGRHNQLWINLIYGTADYRNNMTLTIVTLDKEREQPCRVQ
- a CDS encoding regulatory protein ToxS, encoding MSRSVTRSNLKRAYVPLLLLAFITLMFLGSLYYYFKSDHRINRFLASHDWESYTVTNVASTEAPGLGRLKKITEKSQVLFLPNHSYSRVTRMSMTNQSRIQLHLTITESGYWEVSGGYLQVRPKQFNKLKTGDENAFSNEQIMSVYQYFQANAEQSNRVDILTEYSVLLTGLNTRSQVLNAAP
- the htpG gene encoding molecular chaperone HtpG, whose protein sequence is MSEQTLEKNKETRGFQSEVKQLLHLMIHSLYSNKEIFLRELISNASDAADKLRFRALSAPELYENDGELAVRLSFDEKNGTVTISDNGIGMTRDEVIEHLGTIAKSGTKDFFAKLSEEQSKDSQLIGQFGVGFYSSFIVADAVTVNTRAAGASAEQAVCWHSTGEGDYTVEDIEKSTRGTEIILHLREDEKEFLSEYRLRNIISKYSDHIGIPVLMETAERDEEGNETGKQWEQVNKAQALWTRSKSEISDEEYQEFYKHVSHDYAEPLSWSHNRVEGQQDYTSLLYIPSKAPFDLYNRDSKHGLKLYVQRVFIMDDAEQFMPMYLRFMRGLIDSNDLPLNVSREILQDNKVTQALRKACTKRALSMLEKLAKKEDEYQRFWKEFGQVLKEGAAEDFANREKIAGLLRFSTTHNDTAEQTVSLADYVSRMKEGQDKIYYITADSFNAAKNSPHLEQFRTKGLEVVLMHDRIDEWLMGYLPEFDGKQFQSITKAGLDLSSFDGEEEKEAQKQTEEAFASVVERTKAYLGERVQDVRTTFKLQDTPAVVVTDENEMGTQMAKLLAAAGHEAPEVKYIFELNPNHPVVNRMADEADEEAFGRWVEMLLGQAMLAERGSMEDPSQFLSAVNKLLAQ
- the adk gene encoding adenylate kinase, with product MRIILLGAPGAGKGTQAQFIMEKFGIPQISTGDMLRAAIKAGTELGKQAKAVIDAGQLVSDDIILGLVKERIAEDDCAQGFLLDGFPRTIPQADGLKEIGVDVDYVIEFDVPDSVIVERMAGRRVHLASGRTYHAVYNPPKVEGQDDVTGEELVIREDDKEETVRARLGVYHNQTAPLISYYSKEAEAGHTTYIKIDGTQPVADVSAELSAALSK
- a CDS encoding inosine/guanosine kinase; protein product: MKFPGQRKSKHYFPVHARDPLLTQASSRPLARTHVVGIDQTLVDIEACVDDEFLSRYSLSKGHSLVIAEDAAEALYRELKENDLIRHEFAGGTIGNTLHNYSVLADDKSVLLGVMSQDIQIGSYAYRYLVNTSSRMDLNHLQPVDGPIGRCFALITPDGERTFAINEGRMNQLEPDNISESIFERASALVLTAYLVRCKEGDPMPEATMRAIEYAKKYDVPVVLTLGTKFVIADDPQWWRDFLKEHVTVVAMNEDEAEALTGYSDPLQAADKALDWVDFVLCTAGPVGLYTAGYTEESTKRKTSLPLLPGEIPEFNRYEFSRPMMKAGCETPIRVYSHIAPYMGGPERIKNTNGAGDGALSALLHDMAANRYHKENVPKSSKHSYDFLTYSSFSQICLYSNRVSYEVLAQHSPRLSRGLPEREDSLEEAYWER
- the hemH gene encoding ferrochelatase → MENQGIGVLLVNLGTPDEATPAAVKRFLAEFLSDPRVVDLSPWIWRPVLFGAILPIRSPKVAKLYQSVWMEEGSPLMVYSQRQRDALEARLGIPVALGMTYGNPGIQSALAKLSDQGCRKIVVLPLYPQYSRTTTAAVFDKIAASLKQTAYLPELRFINHYQDHPAYIQALAESVSDFWAKQGEPDYLLCSYHGIPKRYADLGDPYPVHCNETTALLAESLEMPREKMSMSYQSIFGREEWLKPYTEPTIIELAQKGVQRLDVVCPAFSVDCLETIEEIAEGCKEAFLKAGGKEFNLIPCLNDSSAHIGMMEALVQQQIQNW
- a CDS encoding YbaB/EbfC family nucleoid-associated protein; protein product: MFGKGGMANMMKQAQQMQERMQKMQEEIANMEVIGEAGAGLVKVTLTGSHSVRRVELDDSLMEDDKDMLEDLIAAAFNDAARRIEEAQKEKMASVTGGMNLPAGFKMPF
- the recR gene encoding recombination mediator RecR, coding for MRTSPLLEQLMDALRCLPGVGPKSAQRMAFSLLQRNRQGGLQLADMLGKAMTEIGHCRDCRTFTEEDVCAICENPRRQESGQICVVESPADIMAVEATGQFSGRYFVLMGHLSPLDGIGPSDIGLDMLEYRLQNEQIAELILATNPTVEGEATAHYIAELCQAYQVPASRIAHGVPVGGELELVDGTTLSHSIAGRQKLY
- the dnaX gene encoding DNA polymerase III subunit gamma/tau codes for the protein MSYQVLARKWRPHRFEDVVGQSHVLTALTNALTHNRLHHAYLFSGTRGVGKTTIARLFAKGLNCDQGITASPCGQCHTCLEIDQGRFVDLLEIDAASRTKVEDTRELLDNVQYQPARGRFKVYLIDEVHMLSRHSFNALLKTLEEPPEHVKFILATTDPQKLPVTILSRCLQFHLKHLDNVQIQQQLDHVLTEEGISFETKALSLLARAAEGSMRDALSLTDQAIALGNGQVQADTVAGMLGTLNTEQALYLLEAMAQGQAEPAMACLAELAAVGVAWDSLLSEMAAQLHRVAMYQVLPASLDTSLPDADRIVQLSQVMPPQDVQLHYQIALQGRQDLPLAPDGRTGLEMVMLRMLAFRPVAAGTLMPQSIPVPAAAPEPRASAPQVNQPDVRAAAPALQRPQQTVQSQAATPQVAPVAEPVQESSSVPVSTQAQMPAPAPQPEPAPTQPPSSPASGLLAARNKLRSKTKRGQESSEPKKAEPASVRKPAVSVLDRISSQHAGRRPQQAGQPMAPGNASQPSEPKPAEEYQWQPLSQPEVDHEPEVVVAPTALKQALEHEKTPEMAKQLVSEAANQDSWSDMVTKLNVDRLVQQLALNSAMSLEEQQLTLQLRPSQQHLDTPKARAQLSAALAEMLGQEIELQIELSDKGRSPLEWREFIYQQKLDQAKVSLQQDPNVSFICQRFSAVLDEESVRPV